CGGTtatcgcctcactgttttgagcgatgctcgttcaggtatatttagagcgagcatgcgagcaagcgcgagcccgacgctgactttcgttgacttaacggccacaggtgtcgctattaagcatttctgaaagttacaaatagtccctttaaacctgctttatagtataaaaagacctgaaaatctaactttttacaatatggcacCTTTAAGATTATTTCCATTTATCATCATAAACGCAGATTTGCATGGAGCAAAAAAGGCCAATTTGCACCGGTTTTCTTTGTTTGCGCAGAACATTAACAATTTATGCtattcagacacacagacagacacaggcaGGATAACTGTCAGACCACCTCACCATCTCTTTCCGCAGCAGAGCCAGAGCTGCGTCCAGTCCGCCCGGTTTGCCGTGACCGCGCGGCGCGTCCCCGCCTCCAACGCCTACAGCCCGGCTGATGTCGGCCTGGATGCGCGCTCTCTTGCTGTGCACCTTCTCGATGTCCCGCCACGACCCGCCGCTGGAGTTCAGGATGCCGCTGAGGCCTTTGGGCAGCGGCGGCAGACCCTCCACGGAGGAGGAAACACCACCGGCCACCGGACAGTGAGCcaccgagctgctgctgctgctgctgctgctgctgcaccgactCCCGTTCATCACGACAGCTGACTCAGCAGGAGACACACAGTTTCTGCAGACATCAATATCAGAAGAGATCCATTTCAAATGCGCGTGAAATGCTGTCTCACCATCACCCAgaggtgctctctctctctcagcacagAAGTCAATGCATGCAGCTGTTTTCCTGGATGTGAGAGGGAACACAGTATAGAAGCATTCCCAGTTAATGCCAGCAGCTTCCAGttcctctctttgttttgtttcctctcctttgTGTGGGAGAGTTCACCGACACAGactgagacacagacacagacagccCCCCGGCTCCGCCCGGCTCCGCCCGGTGCTGACCGCGACACGCCCCGCTGCAGGCTGTGTGTTTActggggggaaagagagagaccaGTCAGTCACTCTGTGGTTtggtactgctgctgctgctgctgagccacGTTGAGacacaacacatacacaaatatacactCAAACTAGGACATGATTGGGACTGATAAATTCAAAttcataaattaaataaattcatcAATAATTTAATTCCCAGTGCAACCACACTGTTTTAGGCCtgtaataatcttttttttcttttataatatTTGACTTATGAAAAAGAATATTCACAGATATTTAACACAGGGCACCTagacaaaataacatttaataaaaaatctaCACAGGGAATGATGGTTCAAAATTAAGTAATAAGattcaatttttttaataataataataataataataataaaaataaataaatacaattacatttaaaaaaaataataataaattataaattataaaaaataaataattaaaacaaccaaaacaaaataataatactaataataaaataaaacaaaaataaagaataaaaaaagccagcaaacacataattaatcaaataaaaacatacatacagattaattaatttaacattgTAATATAGGAAAAGACACATATACTATGGTGtatggtctaagacctgctatatatataaagcatctcaagataacttctgttattatttgacgctatataaaaataaattgaattgaattgaatactgTACATGCTTTGACATATGAACAAATTTCAAACAAATAGTCCTGTAATAATCTTGCACATGTGGAATTTGCACATTTGTTTACTTTCtcatttaattcttttttttaaaataaaaattggaACTTACACACTTTTCTaacatatagtatgtcattgcaCACtgctattgtatatagtatgttattctatgttctaagctagttgtagtagtcttttatatttatagtgtattctgaTATATTCTTTATGTATTGTGTGTAGTATAGATAtttatctctagtgttgatgtatatatttattgtatatttactgttctggtgcattgcctggataacctgctgctgtaacacaagaatttcccaattcgggatcaataaagtacatctatctatctattgtgGCAActtgtgttgaaaaaaagatgcaataaataattaaatgtaattcccgggacacattttaaacagatatgcaatttacatttttattggtACTTAAAATGCTACTTATTTAAATACAGCGTTTTCCAATTAAACTTTGCAGCGTTACATTTGGCGCCCTCTTgtggaaagaaagaaactgCAGAACTCCTGAACAGGCAAAGCTTTATTCAGGTACATAATTAGATAACTCTAACTGCCTTGAACAACACTGAAGCAGGCTTTTATCTAATACGTATCTGTATATAAGTGCTGTGTATTGATGTACAGTGCACCGTTTATTTGCTCTAGAtggttttaatgaaaattatgaGTTTGACTCCTGAATGTCGCCCCGTCTCATCTGAGCATCACCGAACCACgtgaccatcatcatcatcatcatcaccatcatttatcaaatatatttacaataaaaacctCAGAACTGCCCGCACACAATGACAATCTTTGCATCACCAGAGAGTCAAAGACAAAAGACTCCATCTGACTGTCAGACTGAAcagcaaatagaaaaaaaagcaccTCTGATCAGAGGACTGATGTGTGTTTAACATTTTACCGACAGACTACACATTTTTACAGTCTAGTAGATTGTTGTACATCAGCATAGGCTCTCTTGCTTGTGCAGACTCACAATTATACATTCGTGCACTGGGGTTCtagcttttgtttttaattttgtgaTTTGCAAACCAACACCGTTTTTTGGATACTActgaacaaccaatcagaaaacGGATGTTATTTTCCCAGATGTCAATTTGGTGGCCATTTAGGATTAATCAAAGCCAATCAAACTATGGAAATACGTTAGCAGTCTTTTACTGCAGAATATAAGTcgcatttttaaatattttaatggccAGATGGTTTTAAATTCATACCAATGATGAATGTGCATTGAGAAATGTTCAGTTCTTGTCATTAAATCATAACTTAcaaattgacaaaaacagtcaaatGCTCAAAACGTTTGTACTCAAAACAATGTAACATGATATTTCTGCCAGCCATGTAGGTACTTTAACTCAAGAGCAAATCGTGAACTTTTGACATAATAAATCCTATTTCAAGTGCATTTCCTGACCAATTTTTGAATTCAGCTCTACGCAAGGATTCAGTCAGAGAGAGATGCTGCAAAGCAGCGAACCAGAGTCAGTATTCCAGGACAGAGGCAAGTAGAAACAGCGTTCCAGGGTTTCAACCTTTTCCATGATGGCTACTGGGTGAGCTCCTTGAGGCTGCGCAGCGAGTTGGCACAGCTGGCGATGAGGCTGCAGAGCTGGATACTTGACTCCAGGGAGGTCGAACTCTGTAGCTGGTTAGTGGCCCAACGGAGTTTGACTAGAATAGCCTCTTCAGCTTCTTGCAGCGCAGGTTGGATGGCAGCACTCTGTGGAGCAACTGGGGGGCGAGTAGGTGCCAGGACAGGGGTGGGGGCAGGAGCTGAAGGAGCAGGGACAGCAGGTGGAGGTAGGAGAGCTCTCCCCCCCGCGGCGGCCCCCTCACAGTGCTCCGGTCTGGGCTGAGCAACTGACACACCTGCCTGACTGGTGCTGGGGCCTCCGTTGAGTTCGGGGGACTGGGCCGTTGCAGCGGTCTGGGCCGCAAGCTGTCTTTCTCTCACTTGGGACAAAGCTGCCTGCGCAttcagagctgaagagagtcgagaagagggagaaacatgggaagaaacacaaataaattgTAGAAAAGGCTCAAGGCAAGAAGCGCAGCCATGGAAGAAAGGAGACAGAAGAGACAGCTGGACTGAACTACAATGTTTcaaagatggactacaaaaggcgcagCTTCTCCCCGTGCGTTGTTAAAcagctctttcagtgacaggtTGCTTCAGCCGCTATGTGTGAAAGACAGATAcagcaggtccttctgctgctgttaacactttacatcaacatataataaagaattatctgacctaacgtggacaaccggtgaaaaatattacttcattaccaaggttggaattgaaaataaaagaggaatatattatataatttgagttaattgttcgagttatggagaaggggtaggaCGTTATATAGGGGCTGCACTCCTTCCTAGAAGGAAGATCGGCATATCGTTTGTTGTCTTTAACGGCAGAATGGTGCGTCACTTTCAAtgttgcggccgcaaggaattgtgggacggcattatctGCTTTCCTCACGTTAAGGATGAtgcagtgtatcctatgctaaaggagataagaatagaagcattgaagcacctttccttagcatttagagaatttgAACAGCTCTCATCAagcttccgggtcatttcactcaggtaggaaccttcctaagcaaaagaGACTTTTGGACCGCAGCCCTGAGGTCTATACTACGAAGCgggatttggcgttagcgagataacttcagggttaaccctgggttttccgtcctacgaaggtaggacgtccacttcttaccggggtagatcaccatggtaactgatgctgaacagctaacctgctccggagcaggttatgttccagataagtgactcgtatgaaagcacctcctactgaccaatcagagctgaatGCGCAGatcgtatggtaatattacacacatatggagaagtttaagtcataatccaggctaaaaacaacacagtttaaactgacaaatacaggaagggcagctggctgtatgctgtgggtgcttaccgctttgaattatattttcatacttaTTTTTGAACTTCCTCTTGAGTCTGTTTCACAATGCCTGAGACGGGGACACAGCTGAAACAAGGTTCAAATAATCATACACGCCTCAAGGTTATAACTGGGCATGATTAGGTGTAATCCAGTCATAATATTAAAGGCTATATCTATACGAGTATATCTTActttttgagtgttccgttaaattaatcactgttaatttacgcattcaaacatcgggagttttttcttttgccagctgttcttcctgcatttggcagcttcaactgtgttaatttagcctggattatgtgtttaacttcttcgtatttgtctaatatagtttactctttgtaaaatgtgccgctctgtctgcaagtctgtggacttgtccatgtctgggATTGGCAAGATGCTGGAAACACctcctcgttcatgtgaacgcgctcataaccagactgagaaaccctgggttgatttaccgagttgataaccaccgtcgtaggaccgcttagcgggatctcgtttgttagggttattgaagccagataacgagaacataccctgggtatgttgaactcgcttcgtagtacaggcctctggtttaTTTACTACTCATGTGCATcaaatatgagtgtgtgtgtgtgtataccagGGTTGTCCTTGTCAACATCAGAGTCCAGCTCCTGGCATGAGACACAGTAgtttttctgctgtttgtcCTGGAGAAGAATTGtctggaaacacacaaaacaaatctcAACACTCATTTTTTTACACGACTCCACCTTTTCTACATGCAAACAGCATAAAAATCCACTCCACTCACCCCACATGCATCACAGCACTCTCCCAGCATCTTGTATCCTTTGAGCAGGTAGTCTCCCATCAGTTTGCTGATCTTGTCCTGTCGTTCCCTGCGAGCCTGGATCACCTTCATCTCTGACTCTGTTGGAGGCTCCCACTCAAAGTCCTGGTCATCTGTAACATCAGTAACAAATAGGCTGGTTTCATTAAACTGTGCTCCACCTACACAAACACTTGTCCTGCACTATTATACCTCACTAAATGTGCtgataacacatttaaacagtCCTTAGCACTGCTGTTACCTGTGTGTACATGTtgtctatctatatatacactTATTGGCACATTTAGACACCCCTTTGTGTCGTTGTGTTGGTATAAAAGGTGATTTTAGTCTTGTCGCAGTGCTCTGCTAGGAAGTGATGATTAGCCAGCTAGCAACCAGCTAACGGTTATCTTCACGTTGGTGACGACAAATcttattaaaaatacaaaatacacatgAGAATCATTGTTGCCTACACGCACAACAAGGTAGTTATTGATCAAAAGCTCAGGTGAAGTGATAAACGTCAAAGTTAGCTTGATTATAAACCAATAAGTTCACAAACCTCCATTCAGAGCCATGTTGCTTCAGTGCTGCACGTTGTGCGTGATGACGTCAGAAGCggcgtcttcttcttcttgttcttcttggaGGAACGTCGCGCTCTACTGCCCCTTATGGCCATTACCTGTCAGCTTTATTATTGatcattatctcttttattctattttattaaaatttcattattttaatacaatctgcttattttgtgcagtttcataatttttatttatttatttgtattgttatttttatttccttgtattttatttatcttttattatcttaaatacccatcttttattgctttcttattcaattaacttttatattggttgttttggtgtgcatcagtctctaaatccatttttaacactctacatttttgtcaatcgtctgtacagcactttgaattgcatttgacttgtttgaaaggtgctatataaataaagctggattgattgattgattgatttgtaaAGGAAATAACCCAACTCcgccccaaaaaaaaaacgaattataaaatgtatttcgTACGTAATTAGTTTGTGATATTAATATTACTTCAGAATGTATTGGATAGatattttctgcatttattaataaactctgggaaaaaaagtttggaaatttatgtttggtggattatttctctgttgttacaatgataattggcattgtattttacatcgttggaaagcctgtttatttaccttcacaatgatgtccaacttgtaaggatcatgcagttttgggatgagcagcacagctgattatgtgggtagcgaccaagaaaaatttgccaaaatgctctaccaatagtaaacagtgtattctcctgttggaattgactcttgttttgagttgtttggtggattggatgaactctctatcagtaacaaggaacgaACAACAAGGAACGAACAAgacatattgacaattttacactttattcatttaatacaccacataatcagctgtgctgctcatcccacaaatgcatgatccttagaATTTAAGATTGCACAATGAGTcatgatttgtttattttggaAGCAGTAATTGTAGTTATTCTATTAAAATATAATCCAATTCTTAAAAGACAAATTATGTTTTAAGAAGAATTGATTATTAGCCAAAACATGGACAAACTCAGAAAAACATTCTTACATTAAGTTAttctgttagatacttgccaaAAATATGTCCATACCAAAtctcaagacttttgaccagtcagaacaaatgttgtggcatttttccttatcatcctaaatatagtctttgggcacaaatgccAAACACTCTACATTAAGTCACATATGTAGCTGTGACggctttattttataatatgccATATTTACTATGAACAACAAGGGTAAGCTTCTTTTGTGACAATCTAAAGAACATAATGTAGTGGCAATATCATTCCTATGCTTCCTATTTTGTGTCCCATTAACAACTTTAGTGTAGCCATAATTACAAAATGTTACTCTGCATTTTGTGGGACAAGTGAATGAGAGCAGTGTTGACACTGATATCCTAATAAAAGCTGTCCTTTCAGTGCAATGTGTTGGCCcatcaatgaaaaataaaacaaccagTTGAGTCcagttacagtatgtgctgTATGCTGACATCCAAATGAAATAACAATAAGCagggacagaaacacaaacaaaaccaacaccacaataattctgtttttacaataattttattgtattatgtgTTATTCGACTTGACGTCAATttcacagaaagagaaaagtaaATAACAGACGGGTGTACCACCGTAGTTTAAAGCACAGTGGCTTTTTATGAGCTTCAAACTGAGTTCCCATCTTCCCCCACTCCAGGTGAaaaggatttttatttttttattatgtgtgtgtttctacagAAGTCTTTGGTCTCTAAATGTAGGATACTATTTTACAGTCAGAATACTCCCTCTACAGCTAAATGATAttaattaaacaacaaaaacaagaacgACAAAACGTGTGAGGGGATTGTTACATCATTACGTATGGTGTGTTGAAAAGGTCATTCTCTTCAGTTGGTTGGTTATTGTTGTTGTATGGGTTCATTTCACCAGTCGCATccttcttctttgttttgtgtcacttGCCCTCGCTGTCTTCCCGCCTTTCTGTGGGTTTCTTCTCAACCTCCAGCTTAACGTCCTCTCTGGGAAgaagtaaacacaaacacattcagtatgtggaaaaaaatatcacaaaaatacCTGAAATTGTTttaacattatactgtataacacATCCACTAACAGGCAACATTAtgcaataaattattatatggATGACCACTGAACTACATTTATTGTAGTCTATTATAATGGAAAAATTActctttttaataatataaaataatcctCAATCATTCATTTTTAGTGTCGTGTGAGTTTTAATATATTCTTAGCTTTGTATAATGATTGTTTGACAGACAATAAGCTATAATAAAGGACGAGCCTAATGTataaacatgaataaacacaaatgtgcacacacagaaaTCAAAGCATACCAGGGACAAATATATTTACAGAGTCatgtatataaattatatcCACTTAAACTGAATTATACTGTGTATGAACCTCACCTTGACTATGGAGTTTCAagacattatattattaaaaatgataatttaatgatataataaaatgTCAACTAAATTGTTCTCCTTACTTGGCAACTTGTACAAAATAAGTGATTTAGTACTTACACTGATACGATTTTACTCTGCTCAGTTGGGGAGGCAGGTTGAtgtgagaggaagaaaaaagtaGGATGAGAGGGTGAAATAATTAGAAAAGCCAGTAGGTTGCACTGGTATCAATGagatattgtttgtttgtgtgagttaCTATAAAAAATACCTGCAGGTTTGGGGTGCATGAGCATCAATGGCAGCtccactgtgacatcactgcaaAGAAAACCAATCGATCAGAACAATACAGGTCGATTCATGATCAATGTTAACTGGCTGCATCGTGGGCTGTGATGTGATTGTAAATAAAGCTCGCTCACCTGGAAGTGAGGCCGCCCAGCAGGCTACATGAATGCAAGAGAGAGTTTGTTTTAGttcatttcattctttttttgttttattttttaattcaaagtTTCCTTGTACCAaaatatttaaaggtacagtgtgtagtatttggtACAtctggtgtggttgcagattgcaaccgactgagcacccctctgctcactcctccctttccaagactgcgataacgtgagccactgagtgctgagaggccatctttaccataataccCAACCCTGTCTCaaacaaaattacgttcccatacaactaaactgcataaccaaaatacattttgagggaaatctattttctcccagattacggtcacagttttaaacatgtgattaacgttgtaaatggaaacaaaacaaaaacacaacaaaactacttaattaggttcaggcaacaaaactactgggagtgaaagtctggtatttgttggacccatccaccccccCAGTaatggactttctcgcttgttatacaAGGTATTATTCAATAACGTTTTTAACCAATGTATTTTCATTCacggtcgctcgatatactacgtctCTGCATGTTGCTCGTTGTTCTGCACGTCGCTCGTCGTTctacgtcacttgctgcggCCATCTGAAGACTTACAaaggtatttgtgatacgttaaagacaaacgtaaaccacaacaaaataatgaatttgtTTAAAAAGTAATTGAGAATGTAATTTAGTCGTATGGtacgtcatttttaggagacagggctgcaatAACACTGCTTTAGGAGCAATGAAACTCAGACGTGtacacggttttgc
This portion of the Sebastes umbrosus isolate fSebUmb1 chromosome 17, fSebUmb1.pri, whole genome shotgun sequence genome encodes:
- the fam89b gene encoding leucine repeat adapter protein 25, encoding MNGSRCSSSSSSSSSSVAHCPVAGGVSSSVEGLPPLPKGLSGILNSSGGSWRDIEKVHSKRARIQADISRAVGVGGGDAPRGHGKPGGLDAALALLRKEMVGLRQLDMSLLCQLWSLHEAIQEFKGSSLSADNGSSSSSEEDEDEEETGVLSQPPSSSSLPPVPPASSNSRDQWIKDSFHIP
- the znrd2 gene encoding protein ZNRD2 isoform X2, with product MKVIQARRERQDKISKLMGDYLLKGYKMLGECCDACGTILLQDKQQKNYCVSCQELDSDVDKDNPALNAQAALSQVRERQLAAQTAATAQSPELNGGPSTSQAGVSVAQPRPEHCEGAAAGGRALLPPPAVPAPSAPAPTPVLAPTRPPVAPQSAAIQPALQEAEEAILVKLRWATNQLQSSTSLESSIQLCSLIASCANSLRSLKELTQ
- the znrd2 gene encoding protein ZNRD2 isoform X1 encodes the protein MALNGDDQDFEWEPPTESEMKVIQARRERQDKISKLMGDYLLKGYKMLGECCDACGTILLQDKQQKNYCVSCQELDSDVDKDNPALNAQAALSQVRERQLAAQTAATAQSPELNGGPSTSQAGVSVAQPRPEHCEGAAAGGRALLPPPAVPAPSAPAPTPVLAPTRPPVAPQSAAIQPALQEAEEAILVKLRWATNQLQSSTSLESSIQLCSLIASCANSLRSLKELTQ